The Tamandua tetradactyla isolate mTamTet1 chromosome 5, mTamTet1.pri, whole genome shotgun sequence genome window below encodes:
- the LOC143683061 gene encoding phospholipid scramblase family member 5-like, translating to MKHLEEVSKPKQQNMGPKTQRETANAQNQRGRSVPGFLPSVAQSDGRLHASHSHPGNQGWQPRLSPPGTFMPTVHLPPGLEHLSQLDLIIIHQQVELLGMILGTETSNKYEIKNSLGQRLYFAVEESVCFNRTFCSTLRSCVLRISDNSGREVITVHRPLRCNTCWCPCYLQELEIQAPPGTIIGYVAQKWDPFLPTFAIQNANKEDILKIVGPCATCGCFGDVDFEVKTINEKLTVGKISKYWSGFVNDVFTNADNFGIHVPADLDVTVKAAMIGACFLFDFMFFEHSLAGL from the exons ATGCCCAGAACCAAAGAGGCAGAAGTGTGCCTGGTTTTCTTCCAAGTGTTGCACAATCAGATGGAAGACTTCACGCCTCACACTCCCATCCAGGGAACCAAGGGTGGCAGCCACGCCTCTCTCCACCAGGCACTTTCATGCCGACAGTCCATCTCCCTCCCGGTCTAGAACATTTAAGCCAG TTAGACCTGATAATTATACATCAGCAGGTGGAGCTTCTTGGAA TGATACTCGGCACTGAGACCTCCAACAAATACGAGATTAAAAACAGCTTGGGACAGAGACTTTACTTTGCAGTGGAGGAAAGCGTCTGCTTCAACCGGACTTTCTGCTCCACCCTGCGGTCTTGCGTCCTGCGGATCTCGGATAATTCAGGTCGGGAGGTGATCACGGTGCACAGGCCCTTGAGATGTAACACCTGCTGGTGTCCTTGCTACCTACAAGAG CTAGAAATCCAAGCCCCTCCTGGTACTATAATTGGTTATGTTGCCCAGAAGTGGGACCCCTTTTTGCCTACATTTGCAATCCAAAATGCGAACAAAGAAGATATTCTGAAAATTGTTGGTCCTTGTGCAACATGTGGCTGTTTTGGTGATGTGGACTTTGAG GTGAAAACTATTAATGAGAAGCTTACGGTTGGGAAGATTTCAAAGTACTGGTCAGGGTTTGTCAACGACGTCTTCACGAATGCTGACAACTTTGGAATTCACGTCCCTGCAGATCTAGATGTGACAGTCAAAGCAGCGATGATTGGTGCTTGCTTCCTCTTT gattttATGTTCTTTGAACACTCACTGGCTGGATTATAA